Genomic window (Arachis hypogaea cultivar Tifrunner chromosome 13, arahy.Tifrunner.gnm2.J5K5, whole genome shotgun sequence):
AGTGGATATACAAATAGATTGCATTGATGAATTGAAATTCATCTTAATTCAGTCACTGAATTCCATTCCATAACGTGACAAGGGAGGAACCCATACTCATTACTCAGCAGCATCACTTTTGTTGAACTTTATTGAATTCAGTGAATTGTCATCTTAACAAAATCTACAGCCTCTAAAGTTTCTGTTGGCACCAGGTCATGGCACCTATAATTTTTGTTCTTCCCTTAAGTTCACAATATTGATGTAAAATGTGTTAATATAAGGAAGCATCCAGGTTATAGTAAATTTCTCTCTTGTTTGGAAAAGATACCATGTACTTGCCCCCATACTAATTCCATGCAATTGCAAGCATTTATATAGTGATTAATCCAAGAAAACCTGAGTAGGATGAAACTTCCCTGTAGGGATGTAATAATTCATAATAATAACTTTGAAAGCAACAAACTCTAATCCATTTCAGTAATTGCCAACTACAATTTACATGCTATGTAATAATCCATCTTTGCCTGCGTTCTTTACAATAAATATGACATGACCTAGCATTACCATCTACACAAATAACCTCTCCTTGATACATTCAAAAGTTACACAAACCTCTATCACATACTCGCTGTAAGGAGCCGGTATTCTTTACAATCAAAGATCAAGACTGAAAAAagttaatttcttttcttttatctctCTCCTGGGCAGAGAGAAAAGTTAATTCTTTACTATGAAGGGATAAAGATCCAGTAGTtgtttccatttttcttttagtcaaaaattgaaagaaaacccAGAATAGGTATATTCTAGGAGCTGCTATTTTGAATTGGCTGTGTAGGACACTGGTCCTCTAAAGCTGGTGAGTTTAAGAGCTTCCTAAGGGAACGGTACTGCAAGCGGACATTCTCTCCAGTTTCAATAATCTTGAGCAAATACCTGTACAAAAAGTATATTCAACTTCAAATTAGATTTTCATCAAATCTGATTCAACATACATAGTTGTATAAGAATGAATGTGCAACAAAAAGGATGggaaatatttttacaaattaaGCATGTAAAAGTTTGAAAGCATTAAAAAACAAGTATCAACTGGCAAACCCTActcaccaaaaaaataaaactgGCAAACCCTACTACCAATAGTATCCTATCCGCTATTGTAAACAAAAGCACCCTAAATGTCTAACATTGACACACATTTTGTAAAATCACAGTGAAACCACCTAGTAATCGTCATCTAATAATACAGCTTTTACATTGAAGGTAAACTTATTCATAATTCACGATGCATCCATATATTAGCTACCATTCAATgcaaatttaacaaatttaactCACCAGCCATTAAGACACTGAGACGTAATGACAGCTTCTTTCCCAACAAATTTTTCTGGTGTTCTCCTGTTACCCTGCATATAAATTGATTGACCAGGATTACCAGCCTGTACCATTTAATACACAAGTTCCAAGAATTAGAAACATAAAAACCAATTTTCTTACCTTAATAATAACCTTCTCATTTACTGAAAATGGATATTGTACTCCCCTTTGCAGTCCATCAGCAGCAGTAAAATCTCCATTTTCCTGCAAAATTAAGTGCTAGTACCCATGAATTTCACTCTTGGAAACAAAATACTTTACAGTGTTGAGCATTTTATTCAGTCAGAAATTTGTTAGTTATGGATGCCAGCTGCTAGGTCTCTTCAAAATACACACATCCACCATGAAGAGAGGTCACTTTTTTTAATGGTTTATATAAGGCAATtcataatacaaaaattttgagAAACCCAGCAAGCATTTCAGTGGCAATAACTTGTTTTTGACAACTTAAGGCTACCGCCAAGGTGTTTAACAAAGACGAAATTACAGTTCACCACACCTGTAAAGAAGACTCCGGAGATTTACAACAGAAAACCCCTATTCTATAATATCCCTTAATAATGATAAATTATGACACTGCcatgaaaaggaaaagagaactccgttgagacaaagaaattaaaacaagTTTTCTGGCAAGTGTTAAGTTAGTGATCATAGAAATTAGCTAAACTTATACTATGGCTATTCTATTAAAAAGCCAAGAATGACATGATACTTAAGTAATATACCCTATTCACTCTTCTGATTGGATCGATTTGGTCACCCATTTCTTTTCGCCGCTTTCGTAGAGCAGCATTGCGAAATAACCTTCGATCATCCTCATGCTTAACAGCAACAGCTGCAGCTCTAAGAGCTGGAAAAGAGACAAGTTTATGTCACATCGGacgaaataaaaataacaatcaaaTGCCTGCAAAAATAGATGAAACAAGAAAGCTAGAGAGGAAATGGAATATACCAAGGTTAGGGATCAAAGAACTTGTCTCTACATCAGCATTGCAGACAGTACATCTCGACTGTGACGGAAACAATAACTGTAATTATGATTCTTGTCTCTCTCCATCTAAGAGTTATAATTCCATAATGAATGTGAAAGGTATCATAAATGAGACAACAATGTACAACCAGAATAACAATCCACCAAGAATGTAAAAAGTTAAATACACAGCAAACATAAATCATGGAATAATTTGATTCTCTAGTTGGACAATCAGGACATTAGCTATATTAaagaaatttatattattttatagaaattttagcATTTAAGACGCCATCATAAGTTTTCACCTTTTAGCTATATCATTGGTAATCTCTATATTTACTGCATAGTATATAGACTAGAAGTATTATAAGGGATTCTACAATTCCATTGAGCTTCAGCTACACAAATTTTTAAATGTCAAATCCAAATATCTATTACTGAGCCTTCAATAATCAGTACATCAAATAGTGTTCACAGCATTGTACACAACCAGTCAAATGTAATATAAACCAACCTTTCCTTCCCCAAATCAAAGCATAAtgttatacaaaaaaatataaatataaattaaaaaaaaaaattctatgtcTATGTATTTTTTACCCCTTAGTCTCCAAATAATCTAATCCCAACGGTAGGACATTTCATTTGCTGCAGCCACCAAACTTCCAGCAACCAGACAGCAAGTGAAGTTTAATATGTTAACTCAGTGTGAAATCTAGCAAGACAGACTATGTCCATCCACCTAACTGACATTTTAGTACCCTATGGACTATCATTTCTTATTGCAGACACATGATCAGCACATGCTTATAAAATGTATATAAGAAAAACCTTACTTACTGTTTCAATGACTCTCCTCAGCATGAGACCACCAAATGAGTGTCCACATGAGACAAGCATGGCATCTTCAAGGAATGCACCACTGAAAAATAGGTTAAAACAGAAAAGTGTAAGAGATATCAGAATAAAGTATAACCTTTGTTAATGATGAATTACACATCatcttccccccccccccccccggtgccttttttctcttttttttggcaAGTCCTACTGTTGATTTTTTCTTTATACAGTTTACAATATCATTAAGAACAGATCGCAATAAATCAGGAAAATGAACATTAAATAAAGGATTTCAGATTATCTAGATCATGGCATGCTCTAAGAGTCATTGTCAAGAATGTCTGTAATCACTATAAACACTTCAGGGTAAGGATTAGCAGAATGTTTTATAGATTTACCTAAGTGGATTAATAAATGAATTCTTATCTCagcttcaatttctttttttttttttttcttatgtcaCCTCTTAATACAAATCACATAACACAAAAAAACATGCTCCTTTGATAAAAGGACAAATCAGTTGAATAGTCAAATTTAAACTTACGATAATGGATCTGATAGAACACTTCTTAATGAGGGATCCTTATTCACATTGTCTTGAGCAACCTGTTAGTAAAAATTGCATAAGCTTCCTCTCATACATAAAAGGAAAAATTCTTACTAGAAGGGAAATGGCAACAGAATATTTACAAGAGGAACCACGAAATTAAATACGATAGAGCTGTTAGAAATGTCAGGGAAACAAGGGAAATGCCTCCATGATCAACCAGATGTGACAACACCAACAAacttatacaaaaatattaaatctgTAATTTTTCACCTATAGATTAGAGACACAGCAGCCATATGAGAGAACATTAGGAGAGATAACTTACATCATCATTATCGCTTCTGCTACCTATGAGTTCTTCAGTAGCCAGGTCATCCATAAACTGGCTAACAGATATTGGAACATAGCTTTGGGGTATAACATGGCCAGCTGCTGCAATTGGAGAACAATCTAATATTGCATTTCCCTGTGGCATGAGTCTATAAGCAAGAGAAGTCCTACAATCACAAAGCTCCAAAAGGCATCATAAGTAAGCTTGTTATAAAACACAAGTCATCACAAATACAAGATAAAGAAATATTtaagtgtgtatatatatgtaccttCCTCCACTATTAGAACCTAGAAAATAATCAGGAGAAGCTCTATATGATGCAGCAGGACGTAGGCCTGCAGTAGCATGGCTAAGTGCCTTGCCAGTTATCAATAAAAGATCCCCTGGCCCAGACCCACTGTCTGCCAGATACCAGCGGCCATTGGGGTCACATACCTAAAGAAGAAAACAGACTATTTAATATTAAACTGGCCGGGGTGATATAGAAATTCATCAAGCTAATAAGGAAAAATCCTCAATATACGATAAAATATACACGACTCAATCTTGATGAATAGGATGGGACCTGTTGCCACTTGTTTTTCCTTCAGCAAACCACCCCCTGGTTTTACAATAtaagtcaaataaaaaataaacagaaacACACACACCTGAAGACCAGGAGTGTCTGTAGATATCAATGTCAACAATCCCTTCTCCACTTCTCCATTGACAGTAGGCTTGCCCCCTCCAATAGCCCCTTTTCCATTTTGCAAAGAAGAATGTGAGTGAGTGGCAACAAGAACTGATGAAGATACCTCATTAGCAGGCAAGGGAGCATCATCAAGCAAATGGTTAAAAACACTGCACAAAGTGACTCTTTTCTGTGAGCAAACCCAAAAGaacggaagaaaaaaaaaacaaaaaaaaaaaagatccaaGAATATACATATGAAGCAAGTAAACTAAAATCTAAGAAGGAAAGGTCCTTCACAGACATCCTTACTCGCTTCGGAGGCGCAGATGCCTGGCAATGGCACACAAAGCAGATCGAGACGCCTTTCCCATGCACCTAAAAATATCAGCCATACAAGGTGGAGATGAATCCCAATCCTCGAAAGCCCTGATACAAGTCACCCATGaactataataaataaacaagagTGATAccgtataaaaataaataaataagagtgGCAGCAAACgtgttcaaatttttttttttttacaaaacaaaaaaacaattGAACAACCACGATTTCACTTAAATATTTGTGGGGGGATTAATTCTTCTAAGAGCAATAACAGCAAGAAAGTTCCCTTGGTTAGGTTTGCTCGAGAAATCAGCATCCAGGTAGTAGTTAGTAAATGAAACCCGCTATCTAGCTCTCAAGTTAAGAATTTCTCTTGGTGTGAGTTAGAAGTCACCATTAAATGACAATTCATGGGAGATTTCATGATGCATATATCCTACTGGTTATCATTTCTCTATAAATAACAGTAGCATGAGGCCAAGGCAAACATATATCTACATaccaaataaataattatcaTACAAATATGCTCCAGACAGTAAGAAACTAACAATATAACAAGAGAATCATCACTGTGTTCAGTTCATACCTTCCTGCTCTGTACATGTAAACCCCACGGCTTCCCTTCCCATCACCCAATTGAGCCCTGCTCCTGAAGAACAATCTTGAACCTTCCAACCCGCACCGCATCAGAGCCGAATCCTCGCTCCCCAACTCGATCAAGGCCGCATTGTGCCTCATCAGCGACCCAGACAAAGCTTCCACAGCCCTAACATAGGGCCCCGCCGGTGCCCCGTCGTAAGGCGCAATGTCCGATAGCCGGACTCTCGCCAGTGGAGACGTCACTGACACCACCGGGGGGTCACCAGCACCAGACGGCAGAGCTGCGGCGATGGGAACCACCGCTCCAACAGCATGGTCAGGTGGCAGCGGCACTGAGGAGAGCAAGGGTTGCCGCTGCTGAATGGGAACGGGAGCAAGAGAGGAAGGCGAAGATAGCTGAGAGTGTCCAACGGCAGTGGCGGAGGAGGAGGGTGACCTAAGGGAGGTGACAGCTGTAGCGGCGGCGGAGGCGGAGGAAGCTGAAGACTGAGCGTTGTTGATGTGTTGCGGCGGCGGCGGCTGCGGCGGTGGAACCAGTGCAGAGGGGTTCTGCTGCTGTTGTTGCATGATCACCACCATGAATCATTCTGAAACCGGGGAAATTGAGAATTAGGGTTTGGTTTTGGAAACGTCGTCGTTTTAGGGTTTTGTTGAATGGTCGCAATTTCACTCAGTTAGTAGTAGTTTTGCGATGGATCGTGAAATGTGAAGGGTGATCCATCTTCATATGCTGACTACTCCGTGaaagagtgagtgagtgagtgagtgactaTGCACCAAGCTAGAGCTGTTAGTTTAGAATTTAGATTATAGAACTTGAAGAACTATAActgctttttttattattattattttcttttttcccctGAGAAAGCAGCATCATAAACTACGCACTGTGCACAAGCAAGAAACAATTTTGTTCATGTTCAACGCTctcttttttatttcattattttcttaTCAGGAGAGAATGTTTGTCCTTATGCTCGAGTTCGAAACTATGGTTATAACCATAATTTTTAAGTTGCTATTTTCTATGTTTTAAAAATGATCATTTAGttcttaataatttattttaatatttggtttaatatttttaatataacaatataataaaataaatatatgtaaatgttttgtaaaaatatactatattaaaaattaatcactaaataattcatgcatgtttatattTAAATACATACGCTGTTTACATGTTTTAATGCGATGATGTTAAGaggataataattttatatatataattaagaaatataaaataaaataattaaaaattataaaataaaattattttatcttattttagtttttttttgtattttaaatatttttattttaatatattttttatataatactgttaatttgataattaatttttaatatacatataaaatataagatagttgatattgaaaagataatatgaaaaataattataGTGTATTATAATTTAGTAGGCAAATTATATTGATAACAAATTTaagtaatataaaaataaaattcaaaagatatataatataaaataaatttaattttaacattattataaaataattttatatatatttaattgctaatgagttataactcaaatggcatagtctcttcatactcaattaaaaggttgcgggttcgagtctcctatctttaaaaaaaaattatatatatttaattatgtagtattaatatattatattaataaaaatattatttttaaatattaaatatataaattatcatctaaataaattaataaataattatataaaatattttacactacgATAAAATTACATCCATGTCACAGATTGGATCTTCCATGTTGGCCATGCGTCAAATGTTTTTCCACT
Coding sequences:
- the LOC112737061 gene encoding uncharacterized protein codes for the protein MVVIMQQQQQNPSALVPPPQPPPPQHINNAQSSASSASAAATAVTSLRSPSSSATAVGHSQLSSPSSLAPVPIQQRQPLLSSVPLPPDHAVGAVVPIAAALPSGAGDPPVVSVTSPLARVRLSDIAPYDGAPAGPYVRAVEALSGSLMRHNAALIELGSEDSALMRCGLEGSRLFFRSRAQLGDGKGSRGVYMYRAGRAFEDWDSSPPCMADIFRCMGKASRSALCAIARHLRLRSDVFNHLLDDAPLPANEVSSSVLVATHSHSSLQNGKGAIGGGKPTVNGEVEKGLLTLISTDTPGLQVCDPNGRWYLADSGSGPGDLLLITGKALSHATAGLRPAASYRASPDYFLGSNSGGRTSLAYRLMPQGNAILDCSPIAAAGHVIPQSYVPISVSQFMDDLATEELIGSRSDNDDVAQDNVNKDPSLRSVLSDPLSGAFLEDAMLVSCGHSFGGLMLRRVIETSRCTVCNADVETSSLIPNLALRAAAVAVKHEDDRRLFRNAALRKRRKEMGDQIDPIRRVNRENGDFTAADGLQRGVQYPFSVNEKVIIKGNRRTPEKFVGKEAVITSQCLNGWYLLKIIETGENVRLQYRSLRKLLNSPALEDQCPTQPIQNSSS